In Nitrobacteraceae bacterium AZCC 1564, the following proteins share a genomic window:
- a CDS encoding uncharacterized protein (UPF0262 family) (product_source=COG5328; cog=COG5328; pfam=PF06793), with amino-acid sequence MSTPPPDDDGRYRIVAVTLDEESIGRSGPDIEHERAIAIYDLIEQNLFVPEGAPPGPFTLHIGITGNRLMFDIKHEDGTPVVVHLLSLTPFRRIVKDYFMICDSYYQAIRTATPDKIEAIDMGRRGVHDEGSRTLMERLEGKVRVDFETSRRLFTLISVLHWKG; translated from the coding sequence ATGAGTACGCCTCCGCCAGATGACGATGGCCGCTACCGCATTGTCGCGGTGACGCTCGATGAGGAATCCATCGGACGTTCAGGGCCCGATATCGAGCACGAGCGTGCGATCGCGATCTACGATCTGATCGAGCAGAATCTGTTCGTGCCGGAAGGCGCCCCGCCAGGCCCTTTCACGCTGCACATCGGCATTACCGGCAACCGCCTGATGTTCGACATCAAGCACGAGGACGGTACGCCCGTGGTCGTGCACTTGCTGTCGTTGACGCCGTTCCGCCGGATCGTGAAGGACTATTTCATGATCTGCGACAGCTATTATCAGGCAATCCGCACTGCTACTCCTGACAAGATCGAGGCCATCGATATGGGGCGTCGTGGCGTTCACGACGAAGGATCGCGGACGTTGATGGAGCGGCTTGAAGGTAAGGTGCGCGTGGATTTCGAGACCTCGCGCCGATTGTTCACGCTGATCTCCGTCCTTCACTGGAAAGGGTGA